One region of candidate division KSB1 bacterium genomic DNA includes:
- a CDS encoding ABC transporter permease — translation MLKNYLKIALRNLIKHKAYSIINLLGLTIGLMSCILISLYVLDELNFDRFHSKAERIYRIVETQASPDQGERQFGVTVAPLGPTMAEEIPEVINYARLVRLGRMVVQYGQNKFYEEFLAADPNFFEIFDFEFIAGGNELFSDPATVILTEDAAKKYFGDENPIGKILHTNRNLDFNIVGVLRRLPQNSHLQFDMLFSLATVQADENRSPFLQRWDVIGFQTYVLLDEHNNSDQVEAKLPALLKKYQPPESTVEKKIALQNLSDVHFYSENIEFERNYGKSKIAYIYIFATIAFFIVIIASINYMNLATARTVNRANEVGLRKVVGAQPIQLVGQFISESMLMSFAAFLLAYALAQIILPQFNAFTGKELSFDLNNVGQLFFGLVSLTFIVGLASGSYPAFYLSKIPIISVLKSNFKSGSRANSLRRSLVVTQFVLSIIMIVTTLVTFNQMNYIKNMELGFNKNQLVVVDINSGAVRSSFAAMRSEFLQIPTVQSVSVTSRVPGEWKNILEFEVIPQGATEADARTMNFFGVDSHFLETFEVELAAGRNFIETMTTDTTAVLINEAAAKAFGWDDPINKTFTIPSQNFEAHIIGIVRDFNFRSLHEKVGPLILGHSHNPIHAIDYFTSKIANVDIPATIKSLEDIHEKYDKVTPFEYHFLDQQLENFYESDQRVSALFGMAAGLAIFISCLGLFGLAAFTAEQRTNEIGVRKVLGATVTQIILLLSKEFTKLVIIALFIAVPIAYFASNKWLQEFAYRIDIGLGTFLIAGLLVLIIAWSTIAYQAIKAALTNPVDALRYE, via the coding sequence ATGTTAAAGAACTATCTGAAAATTGCTCTTCGAAATCTAATAAAACACAAGGCTTATTCTATCATTAACTTATTGGGTTTAACCATCGGCCTGATGTCTTGTATCTTGATTTCTCTTTATGTTTTAGACGAGCTTAACTTCGATCGTTTCCATTCTAAAGCTGAAAGAATTTACCGTATAGTCGAAACCCAGGCTTCTCCGGATCAAGGCGAACGACAATTCGGCGTTACTGTAGCGCCTTTGGGTCCTACTATGGCTGAAGAGATTCCTGAAGTCATAAATTATGCCCGCTTGGTCCGTTTAGGCAGGATGGTTGTTCAATATGGTCAGAACAAGTTTTATGAGGAGTTCCTTGCCGCCGATCCGAATTTCTTTGAGATTTTTGACTTTGAGTTTATTGCTGGCGGAAATGAATTGTTTAGCGATCCAGCTACCGTAATATTGACTGAAGACGCTGCCAAAAAGTATTTTGGTGATGAAAATCCAATTGGCAAAATCCTTCATACTAACCGGAATTTAGATTTTAATATAGTGGGGGTTCTTCGTCGTTTACCGCAAAACTCCCATTTGCAATTCGATATGTTGTTTTCATTAGCTACTGTACAAGCTGATGAAAACAGGAGTCCTTTCCTACAGCGTTGGGACGTTATCGGGTTTCAAACCTATGTGCTATTAGATGAGCATAATAATTCGGATCAGGTAGAAGCAAAACTTCCGGCTTTACTAAAGAAATACCAACCGCCGGAGTCTACAGTTGAGAAAAAAATTGCCCTGCAAAACCTTTCAGATGTTCATTTTTATTCCGAAAACATCGAATTTGAACGAAACTATGGAAAAAGCAAAATTGCATACATTTATATCTTTGCAACAATTGCCTTCTTTATTGTTATTATTGCCAGTATTAACTATATGAACCTGGCCACAGCAAGAACTGTAAATCGCGCCAATGAAGTGGGTTTACGAAAAGTTGTTGGGGCTCAACCCATACAGCTTGTCGGCCAATTTATCAGCGAGTCCATGTTGATGTCTTTTGCTGCTTTTTTGTTGGCCTATGCCCTTGCACAAATTATTTTACCTCAATTCAACGCATTTACAGGTAAGGAACTATCTTTCGATTTAAACAATGTAGGGCAATTGTTCTTTGGCCTGGTCTCTTTAACATTTATAGTGGGTCTGGCTTCCGGAAGTTATCCCGCTTTTTATTTATCAAAAATTCCAATTATCAGTGTTTTGAAAAGTAATTTCAAATCAGGGAGCAGGGCAAACAGTTTAAGACGATCACTTGTTGTAACCCAGTTCGTTTTGTCCATTATCATGATTGTGACAACTTTGGTTACATTTAACCAAATGAACTACATCAAGAATATGGAGCTTGGTTTTAATAAAAATCAACTTGTGGTTGTAGACATTAACAGCGGGGCTGTCCGGAGTAGTTTTGCTGCAATGCGAAGTGAGTTCTTGCAAATTCCTACTGTCCAATCCGTATCTGTTACTTCACGTGTGCCTGGCGAATGGAAGAATATCCTGGAGTTTGAAGTAATTCCACAGGGGGCAACAGAGGCCGATGCCCGCACCATGAATTTTTTCGGGGTCGACAGTCATTTTTTGGAAACATTCGAGGTTGAACTTGCAGCCGGCCGTAATTTTATTGAGACTATGACTACCGATACAACTGCTGTACTAATCAATGAAGCTGCCGCAAAAGCGTTTGGTTGGGATGATCCGATTAATAAAACTTTCACAATCCCAAGTCAAAACTTCGAGGCGCATATAATCGGAATTGTCAGGGATTTTAACTTCCGTTCCTTACATGAGAAGGTTGGCCCGCTCATTCTTGGACATAGTCACAATCCAATCCATGCTATTGATTATTTTACTTCGAAAATTGCAAACGTCGATATTCCGGCCACTATTAAATCCTTGGAAGATATTCATGAAAAGTATGACAAGGTTACACCCTTCGAATATCATTTTCTGGACCAGCAACTAGAAAATTTTTATGAATCCGATCAACGTGTAAGCGCTCTATTTGGTATGGCTGCCGGCTTAGCCATTTTTATCAGCTGTCTTGGGCTTTTTGGATTAGCAGCATTTACAGCAGAGCAGAGAACAAACGAGATCGGGGTTAGGAAAGTATTAGGAGCCACAGTTACACAGATCATTTTGTTGCTATCCAAAGAGTTTACCAAACTCGTAATTATAGCTCTATTCATCGCTGTGCCGATTGCGTATTTTGCTTCGAATAAATGGCTCCAGGAATTTGCTTATCGCATAGATATCGGCTTGGGAACATTCCTAATCGCTGGATTATTAGTGTTAATCATAGCCTGGAGTACCATAGCTTATCAAGCTATCAAAGCTGCTCTAACAAATCCGGTAGATGCTTTGAGATACGAATAA
- a CDS encoding ABC transporter permease produces MFKNYLKISLRNLLRYKGYSLINIVGLAIGITCTIMIFLFVQDEMSFDNFHTKSDRLYRLNKKVTPQTGGTEWHAITPGLMGPTMVSDFPEVEQSLRLLPWFDDVLMTRGETSLKVSNVVFADSNFFDIFDFRLLQGNAKTALVEPLSIILSEKTAGKFFGNSDPIGQVIQGLNDLSYKVTGIIEETPANSSLRYNALISWTSTIPGTGPLNWSWLNRWITQVNFTYLLLFPETDVPAFEKKLADFMVKYMPRQAEYYKLYLQPLADIYLKSSQIRFNDSLLLGNITTVYIFSAIALLTLLIACINFTNLSTARATKRAREVGIRKVLGAERKQLAKQFLGESIF; encoded by the coding sequence ATGTTTAAGAATTATTTGAAAATATCACTTCGTAATCTTCTTCGCTACAAAGGGTACTCGCTCATAAATATAGTAGGACTGGCAATCGGAATAACTTGCACTATCATGATTTTTCTGTTTGTACAGGATGAAATGTCATTTGACAATTTCCATACAAAATCGGATAGACTTTATCGACTGAACAAGAAAGTAACTCCCCAAACTGGTGGCACTGAATGGCATGCAATTACACCTGGATTAATGGGACCGACGATGGTGTCTGATTTCCCCGAAGTGGAGCAAAGCCTGCGTTTGCTGCCATGGTTTGATGATGTATTGATGACCCGAGGTGAAACTTCATTGAAAGTGTCAAATGTTGTTTTTGCTGATTCAAATTTCTTTGATATTTTTGATTTTCGTCTGTTACAAGGGAATGCTAAAACTGCTCTGGTTGAGCCATTATCTATCATCTTATCAGAAAAAACAGCCGGGAAGTTTTTTGGTAATTCCGATCCTATTGGCCAGGTTATTCAAGGATTAAATGATTTATCATACAAAGTGACGGGAATTATTGAGGAAACTCCGGCCAATTCCTCATTGAGATATAATGCTTTGATCTCCTGGACTTCGACAATTCCCGGTACTGGTCCGCTCAACTGGAGTTGGTTGAATCGATGGATTACACAAGTCAACTTCACTTATTTACTATTATTTCCTGAGACCGATGTTCCTGCCTTTGAGAAAAAATTGGCTGATTTTATGGTGAAGTATATGCCAAGGCAAGCAGAATATTACAAACTGTATCTACAGCCATTGGCGGATATCTATCTAAAATCATCACAAATTCGATTTAATGATAGTTTGTTGTTGGGTAATATTACTACTGTCTACATCTTCTCGGCCATCGCTTTGTTAACCTTACTTATTGCATGCATTAACTTCACAAATCTATCAACAGCCCGGGCCACAAAACGAGCAAGAGAAGTTGGTATTCGGAAAGTCTTGGGCGCCGAGAGAAAACAGTTAGCGAAGCAGTTTCTTGGTGAATCGATATTTTGA
- a CDS encoding DUF4097 family beta strand repeat protein produces the protein MSKSSFLRMLCPVLLSVACYSCATAQQWSKIDEKWENDNHRRDRKYCEVREITLPADRDVISVDGLANGGIRVEGWRRDEIRIRANVCAWDRDRSEAKELVSRIDVLTNGKTIRAEGPSWRRRKGWSVSYRLMVPEKSDLSLETTNGGITITNVHGEIEFDATNGGIKLSEVGGDVHGSTTNGGIEVDLDGNKWNGRGLDVKTTNGSVRLDIPEDYSADLETGTVNGTIHIDFPIMVQGDLSRRLRTKIGDGGPRIRAVTTNGSVRIRQH, from the coding sequence CAAAATCATCATTTTTAAGAATGTTGTGTCCAGTGTTATTGAGTGTTGCCTGCTATTCTTGTGCAACGGCACAGCAGTGGTCCAAAATTGATGAAAAGTGGGAGAATGATAACCACCGTCGGGATAGAAAATATTGTGAAGTTCGTGAAATTACTTTACCTGCTGATCGAGATGTGATTTCAGTAGATGGATTGGCAAACGGGGGAATCCGGGTAGAAGGCTGGAGGCGTGATGAGATCCGTATTCGGGCTAATGTTTGTGCCTGGGATCGAGATAGAAGTGAGGCCAAAGAATTGGTTTCAAGAATTGACGTGTTAACCAATGGCAAAACCATTCGTGCTGAAGGGCCAAGTTGGAGAAGGCGTAAGGGATGGTCTGTAAGTTATCGTTTAATGGTACCAGAAAAATCAGACCTTTCCCTGGAAACCACTAACGGTGGCATCACAATAACAAATGTACATGGAGAAATTGAATTCGATGCTACTAATGGTGGAATAAAACTTTCCGAGGTGGGCGGTGATGTCCATGGCAGCACCACAAATGGGGGAATCGAGGTAGATTTAGACGGGAACAAATGGAACGGAAGAGGCCTGGATGTAAAGACTACTAACGGTAGTGTAAGATTAGACATACCTGAAGATTATTCAGCCGATCTTGAAACGGGAACGGTCAATGGCACTATCCATATCGATTTTCCTATCATGGTCCAGGGTGATTTAAGTCGGCGGCTCCGCACTAAAATCGGTGATGGTGGCCCGAGAATTCGAGCGGTTACAACCAACGGCAGTGTGAGAATTCGGCAGCATTAA